The following are encoded in a window of bacterium genomic DNA:
- a CDS encoding PsbP-related protein, whose translation MIPEQKPRLLNLAATKLILLVIFLVSFGIVLGVAGYLANNKSAVDSEPVASITPEILTTPTPAITPDISENIEGWQNYRSDKYSFGFQYPSGWTLKNENDGSDLVLAKFNLSYSGDRDYWLSIDINIENEIVDKDIKTFLAKRGVTEKLTLKTSIDGKEAVGFSWLPGKGQAPVGDLYYFLKNGAAYTISTSYDEKSDGVIKQILSTFRFIQKDEIVNLKTYKNEKYGFEVKYPTNLIFVIESETANELHLNWTKPDDLGVYGLLSAYSIVLDEEKTLEQFIVSQGDIQGYYSHNTTPNLVKKQFKGVDMLEYFTQTYVLEDTTVSPIDRVTQFFKKSDIIFRIDYLKQKEETVNQILSTFKFIK comes from the coding sequence ATGATACCGGAGCAAAAACCCAGATTATTGAATTTAGCGGCGACGAAATTGATTTTACTCGTGATTTTTTTAGTTTCTTTCGGCATAGTGCTTGGGGTAGCGGGGTATTTGGCGAATAATAAATCGGCTGTAGATAGCGAACCGGTAGCGTCGATTACGCCAGAAATTTTAACAACCCCGACACCTGCAATTACGCCAGATATTAGTGAAAATATTGAGGGGTGGCAAAATTACAGAAGCGATAAATATAGTTTTGGATTTCAATATCCATCTGGATGGACTTTGAAAAATGAAAACGATGGAAGCGACTTAGTTTTGGCAAAATTCAATCTTAGTTATTCTGGCGATCGAGATTATTGGTTATCCATAGATATAAATATAGAAAATGAAATAGTTGATAAAGATATAAAAACATTTTTAGCAAAAAGAGGAGTTACAGAGAAGCTTACTCTTAAAACTTCTATTGATGGAAAAGAAGCTGTAGGGTTTAGTTGGTTGCCTGGAAAGGGACAAGCGCCAGTCGGAGATTTGTATTATTTTTTGAAAAATGGAGCAGCTTATACAATTTCTACTTCTTATGATGAAAAAAGTGATGGGGTAATAAAACAAATTCTTTCTACCTTTAGATTTATTCAAAAAGACGAAATAGTAAACTTAAAAACTTACAAAAACGAGAAATATGGATTTGAAGTAAAATATCCAACAAATCTGATTTTTGTAATAGAGTCTGAAACTGCCAATGAGCTACACTTAAATTGGACAAAACCTGATGATCTGGGTGTTTATGGTTTATTATCCGCCTACAGTATTGTATTAGACGAGGAAAAGACGTTAGAACAATTTATTGTTTCACAAGGTGATATTCAAGGTTATTATAGCCATAACACTACGCCGAATTTAGTAAAAAAACAATTTAAAGGGGTTGATATGTTGGAATATTTTACGCAGACTTATGTTCTTGAAGATACAACAGTGTCACCAATAGATAGAGTAACTCAATTTTTTAAAAAAAGTGACATTATTTTTCGAATTGATTATTTGAAACAGAAGGAAGAAACTGTTAACCAAATTCTTTCGACTTTCAAATTTATAAAATAA
- a CDS encoding ATP-binding protein → MIQREILQKIKPWLGKEKILIIKGARQVGKTYLLKEIKKDLEKSGKRVAYLLADEIDNNPILKTSASLELYLEQYFNFPDEFIYLMIDEFQAIEEAGLLLKNIFDKHKNKIQLIVSGSSALEINKNSEYLTGRAIHFNVDRINFKEYFDFREGTNTKRHGLADLKELEMFFETFKPKLELSIGEYLSYGGYPEVLTTQGVEEKETVLKSIIKTYIDKDIINQLNVENVTGFNNLIKILAGQIGQLVNSQELSNTANLSINTLKKYLEILAGTYIIDLVTPYFKNIRSEISKMPKVYVLDAGIRNYLLRSFETRLDGQGEVIENFVYNTLLVQYNKEYIHFYRTSGGAEIDFVIEDKNNKLMLCEVKYRNKVKVPVIMENFTERYDNVGRKLITTKDLLKKENEVYFIPAVLLPFVDFK, encoded by the coding sequence ATGATACAAAGAGAAATATTGCAAAAAATAAAACCTTGGCTGGGCAAAGAGAAAATTTTAATTATAAAAGGCGCTCGACAGGTCGGTAAAACTTATTTACTCAAAGAGATCAAAAAAGATTTGGAAAAATCCGGCAAGAGGGTTGCTTATTTATTGGCGGATGAAATTGACAATAATCCAATACTGAAAACTTCGGCTAGTTTGGAGTTGTATCTGGAGCAATATTTTAATTTTCCCGATGAGTTTATTTATTTGATGATTGATGAATTTCAAGCGATAGAAGAAGCTGGATTATTGCTCAAGAATATTTTTGATAAGCATAAAAATAAAATTCAACTGATTGTCAGCGGATCAAGCGCTTTGGAAATAAATAAAAATTCGGAATATTTAACAGGAAGGGCGATTCATTTCAATGTTGATCGGATTAATTTCAAAGAATATTTTGATTTTCGCGAAGGCACAAACACTAAGCGACATGGTTTGGCTGACTTAAAAGAGCTCGAAATGTTTTTTGAAACTTTTAAGCCTAAACTGGAACTGAGTATTGGTGAATATTTATCTTACGGCGGCTATCCCGAGGTTTTGACTACTCAAGGCGTGGAAGAAAAAGAGACAGTTTTGAAATCAATAATTAAAACCTATATCGATAAGGATATTATCAATCAACTGAATGTTGAAAATGTAACTGGTTTTAATAATCTGATAAAAATTTTAGCCGGACAAATCGGCCAATTGGTAAATAGCCAGGAGCTTTCGAATACGGCAAATCTGTCGATAAATACATTAAAAAAGTATCTGGAGATTTTGGCCGGCACATATATTATAGATTTAGTAACGCCGTATTTTAAAAATATTCGTTCGGAGATTTCTAAAATGCCAAAAGTTTATGTTTTAGATGCCGGTATTCGCAATTATCTTTTGCGATCTTTTGAAACGAGATTAGATGGGCAAGGCGAGGTGATTGAAAATTTTGTCTATAATACTTTGCTTGTTCAATATAATAAAGAATACATTCATTTTTATCGCACTTCCGGCGGCGCGGAAATTGATTTTGTGATTGAGGATAAAAATAATAAATTAATGCTTTGCGAGGTAAAATATAGGAATAAAGTCAAAGTGCCTGTAATAATGGAGAATTTTACTGAGCGGTACGATAATGTGGGGAGAAAATTGATTACCACAAAAGATTTATTAAAAAAAGAAAATGAGGTATATTTTATTCCCGCTGTTCTTTTGCCATTTGTGGATTTTAAATAA
- a CDS encoding FISUMP domain-containing protein yields MSPEQKPKPANLATSRLILAAVILISFIVVIGVAEYLVRKPLLQNLASFFCGTSTVSDIDNNIYNTVQIGEQCWLKENLKVTKNPAGKSITRYCYNNDPKICETDGGLYDWNTAMNKSVTDGAQGICPNGWHVPKDSEWYVLENGLKDNGETCLKDRNGPGGCATAGIKLGLSGSSGFEGIGCGERSSAGFFYGRNMSNNYWTSADEYIDDRSNAWSRYIFLGDAGGNISRTLISKANGFSLRCLKD; encoded by the coding sequence ATGTCTCCGGAACAAAAACCTAAGCCAGCTAATTTAGCCACGTCAAGATTAATTTTAGCCGCGGTTATTTTAATTTCGTTTATTGTCGTGATTGGTGTGGCAGAGTATTTGGTGAGAAAACCATTATTACAAAATTTAGCTTCTTTTTTCTGTGGCACTTCTACCGTTTCCGATATAGATAATAATATTTATAATACGGTGCAGATTGGCGAGCAATGCTGGTTGAAAGAAAATCTAAAAGTTACGAAAAATCCGGCAGGAAAATCAATTACTCGTTATTGCTATAATAATGATCCTAAAATTTGCGAAACGGACGGCGGATTGTATGATTGGAATACGGCAATGAATAAATCCGTCACAGACGGTGCTCAAGGCATTTGTCCGAATGGCTGGCACGTGCCGAAAGATTCGGAATGGTATGTGTTAGAAAATGGATTAAAGGATAATGGCGAAACTTGCTTAAAAGACAGAAACGGTCCAGGTGGTTGTGCTACTGCTGGGATAAAGCTTGGACTAAGCGGTTCTAGTGGATTTGAAGGTATTGGCTGCGGTGAACGTTCATCCGCTGGGTTTTTCTATGGTCGAAACATGTCCAATAATTATTGGACTTCTGCCGATGAATACATCGACGATAGATCTAATGCATGGAGTCGATACATATTTTTAGGGGATGCTGGAGGGAATATTAGCCGTACTTTAATTAGCAAGGCAAATGGTTTTTCCCTTCGCTGTCTTAAAGATTAA
- a CDS encoding divergent PAP2 family protein: protein MLGLYFIIPLFAVISAQIIKVVIMSLKTGKFEPSYFLKHGRMPSAHTALVASLATVAFYYEGLHSMAFAISITVAFIVIDDAIRFRFYLGEQAKTVNRLIKEILPPEKSAQYHRLHETLGHYPNEALAGAIYGVGISLLLLKIL, encoded by the coding sequence ATGCTAGGTCTATATTTCATCATTCCTCTTTTCGCGGTCATCAGCGCGCAAATAATCAAGGTTGTCATAATGAGCCTAAAAACTGGCAAATTTGAGCCTTCTTATTTTCTCAAGCACGGACGCATGCCTTCCGCGCACACCGCACTAGTTGCATCTTTGGCAACTGTCGCCTTTTATTATGAAGGCTTGCATTCTATGGCTTTTGCTATCAGCATTACAGTAGCGTTTATCGTAATAGACGACGCGATTCGCTTCCGCTTTTACTTGGGGGAACAAGCCAAAACCGTCAATCGCCTGATTAAAGAAATTCTTCCGCCGGAAAAATCAGCCCAATATCACCGCCTTCATGAAACTCTGGGCCATTATCCCAACGAAGCACTGGCTGGCGCGATCTATGGAGTTGGCATATCGTTATTACTTTTAAAAATTTTATAA
- a CDS encoding MBL fold metallo-hydrolase — translation MQNSIKFIGHSTVLIDVCGVKILTDPNLARFVFGMPRLKRLDTNIDDLNQADIILISHSHRDHLNNPTLKKISKKIPIAIHNESKNHLEEHKFKKIIGFEYWQERDLFDKKIKLTFVPAKHKRTLLLNPKGKAGGFVIETSEANIYFAGDTAFDKDIFSQIAEKFKIGILLMPIGAYYPRWILKNIHTDPEEALRAMEIIGAEKMIPIHWGSFMMSLDTPNESAEVLKEKIKGTPFEKKVLILKNGETHYF, via the coding sequence ATGCAAAATTCCATAAAATTTATCGGCCATTCGACCGTGCTGATCGATGTTTGCGGCGTTAAAATACTTACTGATCCGAATTTAGCAAGATTTGTGTTCGGAATGCCCCGGCTGAAAAGGCTGGATACAAACATTGATGACCTGAATCAAGCGGATATTATTTTGATCTCTCATTCGCACCGAGACCACCTCAACAACCCAACCCTTAAAAAAATCTCGAAAAAAATTCCCATAGCGATCCATAATGAGAGTAAAAATCATTTGGAAGAACATAAATTTAAAAAAATCATCGGTTTTGAATATTGGCAGGAGAGAGATCTTTTTGATAAAAAAATAAAATTAACTTTTGTGCCAGCAAAGCATAAGCGCACTTTGCTTTTGAATCCAAAAGGAAAAGCCGGAGGTTTTGTCATAGAAACAAGCGAAGCAAATATTTATTTTGCCGGCGATACGGCTTTTGATAAAGATATTTTTTCCCAAATTGCCGAAAAATTTAAAATTGGCATTCTTCTTATGCCAATTGGCGCGTATTATCCCCGATGGATTTTGAAAAATATTCATACTGATCCGGAAGAAGCGCTTCGCGCTATGGAAATCATCGGAGCGGAAAAAATGATCCCGATCCATTGGGGATCTTTTATGATGTCTTTGGATACGCCAAACGAGTCAGCGGAAGTTTTAAAAGAAAAAATCAAAGGAACTCCCTTTGAAAAAAAAGTATTGATCTTAAAAAATGGCGAAACGCATTATTTTTGA
- the ruvA gene encoding Holliday junction branch migration protein RuvA translates to MISYIKGTIKVKEENFVIVVANDIGYKIFTIERDVASLNIGDTVEFFTYHYVREDDARLYGFINRQDQQMFELLFSVTGIGPKSAMGILNMATVDSIKSAIARSDISLLTKVSGVGKKTAERVILELSSKVKVFGEATRETEGMSDALEALMSLGYSRAQAFGALEKVPDTVIDPAEKVRLALKSLGKKK, encoded by the coding sequence ATGATCTCTTATATAAAAGGTACAATCAAAGTCAAGGAAGAGAATTTTGTGATAGTGGTAGCCAATGATATCGGTTATAAAATTTTTACGATCGAGCGGGATGTGGCGAGCTTGAATATCGGCGATACGGTAGAATTTTTCACTTATCATTATGTTCGCGAAGATGACGCGCGGCTTTACGGTTTTATTAATCGCCAGGATCAGCAGATGTTCGAACTCCTATTTTCTGTTACTGGCATTGGCCCGAAATCAGCCATGGGAATTTTGAATATGGCGACAGTCGATTCGATCAAATCCGCTATCGCGAGGAGCGATATTTCGCTTTTAACAAAAGTTTCCGGCGTAGGCAAGAAAACCGCTGAAAGGGTGATCCTGGAACTATCTTCCAAAGTAAAAGTTTTTGGAGAAGCGACGCGCGAGACGGAAGGAATGTCCGATGCCCTGGAAGCTCTGATGAGTTTGGGCTATAGCCGCGCACAGGCTTTCGGGGCGTTGGAAAAAGTGCCGGATACAGTGATTGATCCGGCGGAAAAAGTTCGCCTGGCGCTCAAAAGTCTGGGGAAGAAAAAATGA
- the rpsT gene encoding 30S ribosomal protein S20: MPIIKSAKKALRQNIARRERNAKVKENVRALAKKLTKIVAAKNAEEIKKTLILAIKAIDKAAKNHIIPKNTASRKKSLLAKLANAGMKEPTKKS; this comes from the coding sequence ATGCCAATCATTAAATCAGCAAAAAAAGCTTTAAGGCAAAACATTGCCAGACGCGAGCGAAACGCGAAAGTGAAAGAAAATGTCCGGGCTTTGGCAAAAAAACTTACCAAGATTGTTGCCGCTAAAAACGCCGAAGAGATCAAAAAAACTTTGATCTTAGCCATTAAAGCTATTGATAAAGCCGCCAAAAATCATATTATCCCGAAAAACACCGCTTCCAGAAAGAAATCACTCTTAGCCAAGCTTGCAAATGCAGGAATGAAAGAACCAACCAAAAAATCCTAA
- the holA gene encoding DNA polymerase III subunit delta, whose protein sequence is MIYLIHGVDSFRAHEKLKELIAEFGAKDKGRMNLEVFDVENMNANNIKAASQSLGFFSPARMIIIKNLFSEGDIKTKEEIPDYVIEMDKKNGSTSSPQGFKVDFVFFERLEIGKKGAAGGKEWSALAKKGNVFNFAPMAPAEINKWIGAKIAKEKIKITPQAVNKLALFVGGDLWRLNAEIEKLVLLKMDFSKEKKYEDYAEINEQDVEDLVKSDLPSNIFSTIDALARRDKKTALKLLAGHLEKGEAPIYLFTMFVYQFRNLLKVKDAMTRKKTANSGVIAEETKLHPFVVSKTIAQANGFSYEYLRKLYKRFFKFDFLIKKGRLNAEAALELLIIEIGNLS, encoded by the coding sequence ATGATCTATCTGATCCATGGCGTGGATTCATTCCGCGCTCACGAAAAATTAAAGGAATTGATCGCCGAATTTGGAGCGAAAGATAAAGGCCGGATGAATTTGGAGGTTTTTGATGTGGAAAATATGAACGCGAACAATATCAAGGCCGCGAGCCAGTCGCTGGGTTTTTTTTCTCCGGCCAGAATGATAATAATAAAAAACCTGTTCAGTGAAGGAGACATTAAAACAAAAGAAGAAATCCCGGATTATGTTATCGAGATGGATAAGAAAAATGGTTCGACAAGCTCACCACAGGGTTTTAAAGTGGATTTTGTATTTTTTGAAAGGCTGGAAATCGGCAAGAAAGGCGCGGCCGGCGGAAAAGAATGGAGCGCTTTGGCGAAAAAAGGCAATGTGTTTAATTTTGCGCCGATGGCGCCAGCTGAGATCAATAAATGGATTGGTGCTAAGATTGCGAAAGAAAAAATTAAAATAACGCCGCAAGCAGTAAATAAGTTAGCGCTTTTTGTCGGCGGCGATCTGTGGCGGCTCAATGCAGAAATTGAAAAATTAGTTTTATTGAAAATGGATTTTAGCAAGGAGAAAAAATATGAAGACTATGCAGAAATTAACGAACAAGATGTCGAGGATCTGGTAAAAAGCGATTTGCCCAGCAATATTTTTTCGACCATTGATGCTTTAGCGCGCCGCGATAAAAAAACAGCCTTGAAGCTTTTGGCCGGGCATTTGGAAAAAGGCGAAGCGCCGATCTATTTATTTACGATGTTTGTTTATCAATTCCGGAATCTTTTGAAAGTGAAAGACGCGATGACGCGGAAAAAAACCGCTAATTCCGGAGTGATAGCCGAGGAAACCAAACTGCACCCTTTTGTCGTAAGTAAAACGATTGCGCAGGCGAACGGATTCAGCTACGAATATTTGCGCAAATTATATAAAAGATTTTTTAAGTTTGATTTTTTGATCAAAAAAGGACGCCTCAACGCTGAGGCGGCCTTAGAATTGCTGATCATTGAAATCGGAAATTTATCTTAG
- a CDS encoding DUF3048 domain-containing protein has translation MKNLFKKHKIKIILVLVLFLVFAYLGNSGFFSKHNYEITNDKKDTVISNPELSVVIKDEEVKKENADEFSDEAVTPYGQESCKDSTRRSIAVMLATDAITRPLSGISEADIVFEMPVITDSITRLMAVFGCTLPKEIGSIRSARHDFIDLANSIDAIYAHWGGSHFALDNLKIGTIDELDALVNPYSVFYRKNNLPAPHNGFTNGEKLLESAKKLGYRVENKFKGFSRVECEKESNQSIKCKDAVDGTLKIGYPGEFRVEYKYDAATNSYQRSRGGKKEIDRNNKKQVTAKNVIVMFAVSKQIEGDYNDVALEGKGRAEFYVNGGKTEGIWQKNPSSAKFYYLDNFGTEIKFALGNIWVEIMQTDQKTEWKVNN, from the coding sequence ATGAAAAATTTATTTAAAAAACATAAAATAAAAATTATTTTAGTGTTGGTGTTATTTTTAGTTTTCGCTTATCTCGGCAATAGCGGGTTTTTTAGCAAACATAATTATGAAATTACCAATGATAAAAAAGATACGGTAATTTCCAACCCCGAGCTCTCAGTTGTTATAAAAGACGAAGAGGTTAAAAAGGAAAACGCTGATGAGTTTAGCGATGAAGCGGTTACTCCTTACGGGCAAGAATCTTGCAAAGATAGTACAAGGAGATCCATCGCCGTAATGTTAGCCACTGATGCGATCACGCGTCCGCTTTCGGGGATCAGCGAAGCGGATATTGTTTTTGAAATGCCAGTGATCACCGATAGTATTACGCGCTTGATGGCGGTTTTCGGCTGTACGCTTCCGAAAGAGATCGGGAGTATCAGAAGCGCGCGCCATGATTTTATCGATCTGGCCAATAGTATTGATGCGATTTACGCGCATTGGGGCGGATCGCATTTTGCGCTGGATAATTTAAAAATAGGTACGATAGACGAACTCGATGCCCTAGTTAATCCTTACAGTGTTTTTTACCGTAAAAATAATTTGCCGGCTCCGCATAACGGTTTTACTAATGGCGAAAAACTGCTTGAATCTGCTAAAAAACTGGGTTACAGAGTAGAGAATAAATTCAAAGGGTTTTCCCGTGTGGAATGCGAAAAAGAAAGCAATCAATCTATTAAATGTAAAGATGCTGTTGATGGCACGTTGAAAATTGGCTATCCGGGAGAATTTCGGGTAGAGTATAAATATGATGCCGCGACAAATTCCTATCAAAGAAGCCGGGGAGGGAAAAAAGAGATCGACAGGAATAATAAAAAACAAGTGACAGCAAAAAACGTTATCGTAATGTTCGCAGTATCCAAACAAATCGAAGGCGATTACAACGATGTCGCCCTGGAAGGCAAAGGCAGGGCGGAATTTTATGTGAACGGCGGAAAAACTGAAGGCATTTGGCAGAAAAATCCATCTTCGGCAAAATTTTATTATTTGGATAATTTTGGCACGGAAATAAAATTCGCACTCGGGAATATTTGGGTGGAAATTATGCAGACGGATCAGAAGACGGAGTGGAAAGTAAACAATTAA
- the polA gene encoding DNA polymerase I produces MAETKKKLVLVDSNALMHRAYHAIPPLTDKKGQVVNAVYGFTALLLKIMKEFSPDYIVCTFDMAAPTFRHNEFEDYKAHRAKAPEEFYTQIPVIKEIISAFGIPVYEKEGFEADDIIGTLAVEAPKIFLDTPYEIIILTGDLDTLQLVNDNVVIYTFKKGISDTVTYDKKAIQKRYGLEPSQMVDYKGLRGDPSDNIPGVPGIGEKTAGVLLKEFGSIDGIYKNLEEKKDKDVFDIRIKPKLAAKLAEFKKQAYFSKHLGTIRLDVPLDFNLEESRVRPVDRPKIVKLFQELNFFSLINRLNGNGQVTVFGSGETASASGNTALNEEKEMINPPLSGQKINIKAVENSIEMKTAEEKIKKQKKFSFAIEYEFKEYEYRLKTLGLALGEEAWEIKTENIKGDFLAALKNIFEDMGIVKSGYDLKTSIKVFAALGVKMNIAPEDFDIMIGAYLLTSGKRDYSVEKMAFEHLGRENLAANGAESVASRAALIGELSEVLIKDLERKNLISLAREIELPLVPVLSKMEMTGVKLDVERLENLSFKIGEKIDKIKETIFSLAGETFNVNSTRELSRIIFEKLGIPAEGVKRTKTNYSTAADTLDLIKPLHPIVGPIIQYRELAKIKSTYTDALPKLINPNTGSVHTTFNQALTSTGRLSSSDPNLQNIPIKTDIGNEIRMSFVARHKSWQLMSFDYSQIELRIIASMANDEKMINVFLDGGDIHTQTSAEVYEIPVDQVTAKMRSEAKALNFGIIYGMSAHGFSLATGLSMAEAKQFIEKYLAKFAGIDRFRAELIEKAKQKGYAETVFGRRRWLPELRSPNFQVRSAAERMAINMPIQGTAADIIKLAMIAVDKKYGSDPDINLVLQVHDELVFEAKKEKINVYAEEIKKIMENIYMLKVPIKVSAYQGENWGETEEI; encoded by the coding sequence ATGGCTGAAACAAAGAAAAAACTAGTTCTTGTGGACAGCAACGCCCTTATGCATCGCGCTTATCACGCAATTCCGCCCCTTACCGATAAAAAAGGCCAGGTGGTTAATGCTGTTTATGGCTTTACCGCGCTGCTGCTTAAAATTATGAAAGAGTTTTCTCCGGATTATATTGTTTGCACTTTTGATATGGCGGCGCCCACTTTTCGGCACAATGAATTTGAAGATTACAAAGCGCATCGAGCTAAAGCACCGGAAGAATTTTATACTCAAATTCCCGTGATCAAGGAAATTATTTCGGCTTTCGGCATTCCGGTTTATGAGAAGGAAGGGTTTGAGGCGGATGATATTATCGGCACGCTGGCAGTGGAAGCGCCAAAAATATTTTTGGATACGCCTTACGAAATTATTATATTGACCGGCGATCTTGATACGCTGCAGCTGGTAAACGATAATGTCGTGATTTATACTTTTAAAAAAGGCATCAGTGATACGGTGACCTATGATAAAAAGGCGATACAAAAAAGATACGGGCTTGAACCCAGCCAAATGGTGGATTATAAGGGTTTGCGGGGCGATCCTTCGGATAATATTCCTGGCGTGCCGGGAATTGGCGAAAAAACAGCCGGCGTCTTACTGAAAGAATTTGGCAGTATCGATGGAATTTATAAAAATTTGGAAGAAAAAAAAGATAAAGATGTGTTTGATATCAGGATCAAGCCCAAGCTTGCCGCGAAACTCGCGGAATTCAAAAAGCAAGCGTATTTCAGCAAACATCTAGGCACTATCCGGCTGGATGTGCCGTTGGATTTTAATTTGGAAGAAAGCCGGGTGCGCCCGGTCGATCGGCCGAAGATCGTAAAACTTTTTCAAGAATTGAACTTTTTCAGTTTGATAAATCGATTGAACGGCAATGGGCAAGTAACTGTTTTTGGGTCAGGTGAAACAGCGAGTGCAAGCGGAAATACCGCGCTGAATGAAGAAAAAGAAATGATTAATCCGCCGCTTAGTGGACAAAAAATAAATATTAAAGCGGTAGAAAATTCTATTGAGATGAAAACAGCTGAAGAAAAGATTAAAAAACAAAAAAAGTTTTCTTTCGCGATCGAGTATGAATTCAAAGAATATGAATATCGTTTAAAAACTTTGGGTTTGGCTTTGGGTGAGGAGGCTTGGGAGATCAAGACGGAAAATATCAAAGGAGATTTTTTAGCAGCATTAAAAAATATTTTTGAAGACATGGGAATTGTCAAAAGCGGTTATGATCTAAAAACGAGCATTAAAGTTTTCGCCGCTCTGGGCGTAAAAATGAATATCGCGCCGGAAGATTTTGATATAATGATCGGTGCCTATCTTCTTACTTCCGGCAAGCGGGATTATAGCGTGGAAAAAATGGCTTTTGAGCATCTTGGCAGGGAAAACTTGGCGGCCAATGGGGCTGAAAGCGTTGCTTCGCGTGCGGCTTTGATAGGGGAACTATCGGAAGTTTTGATCAAAGATCTGGAAAGAAAAAACTTGATCTCGCTGGCGCGCGAAATAGAGTTGCCGCTGGTGCCGGTTTTAAGCAAGATGGAAATGACCGGAGTCAAGCTCGATGTTGAGCGCCTTGAAAATTTGTCGTTTAAGATCGGCGAGAAGATCGATAAAATAAAAGAAACGATTTTTTCTTTGGCGGGAGAAACGTTTAATGTAAATTCTACCAGAGAACTTTCACGCATTATTTTTGAAAAACTCGGCATACCCGCGGAAGGCGTTAAAAGGACAAAAACAAATTATTCCACCGCTGCCGATACTTTGGATCTGATAAAACCGCTGCATCCGATCGTTGGTCCGATAATTCAATATCGGGAACTGGCCAAGATAAAATCAACTTATACCGACGCGCTTCCTAAACTTATTAATCCCAATACCGGTTCGGTTCATACCACTTTTAATCAGGCGCTGACTTCGACCGGGCGGCTTTCTTCCTCCGATCCTAATTTACAAAATATTCCGATCAAGACCGATATTGGCAACGAGATCAGGATGTCTTTTGTTGCCAGACATAAGAGTTGGCAGCTTATGAGTTTTGATTATTCTCAGATCGAACTAAGGATCATCGCTTCGATGGCGAATGACGAGAAAATGATCAATGTTTTTTTGGATGGCGGCGATATTCACACTCAGACTTCCGCTGAAGTTTATGAAATTCCTGTTGACCAAGTGACGGCAAAAATGCGAAGTGAAGCTAAAGCGCTTAATTTCGGCATAATTTACGGAATGAGCGCTCATGGATTTTCATTGGCGACAGGGCTTAGTATGGCGGAGGCCAAGCAATTCATTGAAAAATATTTGGCGAAATTCGCCGGCATTGACCGCTTTCGCGCCGAATTGATCGAAAAGGCCAAGCAAAAAGGCTATGCCGAAACTGTTTTTGGGCGGCGGCGCTGGCTTCCGGAGCTGCGTTCGCCCAACTTTCAAGTGCGTTCCGCGGCTGAGCGGATGGCGATCAATATGCCGATCCAGGGAACAGCCGCGGATATCATCAAGCTCGCGATGATCGCGGTTGATAAAAAATACGGAAGCGATCCGGATATCAATCTGGTGCTTCAGGTGCATGACGAATTGGTTTTTGAAGCGAAGAAAGAAAAGATCAATGTCTATGCCGAAGAGATTAAAAAAATAATGGAAAATATTTATATGCTGAAAGTGCCGATAAAAGTCAGCGCTTATCAGGGAGAGAACTGGGGAGAGACGGAAGAAATTTAA